The Cryptococcus decagattii chromosome 1, complete sequence genome includes a region encoding these proteins:
- a CDS encoding dol-P-Man:Man(5)GlcNAc(2)-PP-Dol alpha-1,3-mannosyltransferase encodes MSGQNPSSPALGQRKGLVSHGVDLVRALLVDRRYFWHTAFLLFLGEAALSLLVICKIPYTKIDWPAYMQQVDMFLAGERDYSKIEGETGPLVYPALHLYIYTAFHCLLPSIENVRPAQFVFLVFYLATFLAVCTIYYLAGRPSNGGRHFPQMLLIPLTLSKRAHSIFLLRLFNDPIAMLIFYLSVIALQIGGRKGWRLGCVLFSLALGVKMNILNFLPGLLVLLFQYRGIVGTMEGLSIIGLIQFVLPAPFFFAKSDPHLLKAYFTSAFDFSRQFLYEWTVNWRFISEEAFLSRERAVALLAGHLTVLGLFAAFKWSPVPGGTLKVLRKGFSNPLNQALEVSQVPAYHIPLVLFSANLIGMLFARSLHYQFHSWYFHQLPFLLYSGAGWGNTLTSVMIWVAVQYAWETAPSTISTSTALLAGHGTMVLGLFFHGMKQQSSKQKFKTK; translated from the exons ATGTCTGGTCAAAATCCGTCTAGCCCAGCCTTGGGACAGCGGAAAGGTCTTGTAAGCCACGGCGTCGATCTGGTGCGAGCATTGTTAGTCGACCGACGATATTTTTGGCACAccgccttcctcctctttctgGGCGAGGCTGCGTTGAGCCTGTTAGTGATATGTAAAATTCCTT ATACAAAGATAGACTGGCCGGCGTACATGCAACAAGTAGATATGTTCCTTGCCGGCGAAAGGGATTATTCTAAGATTGAAGGGGAGACAGGACCTCTGGT CTATCCCGCCTTGCACTTGTACATATACACCGCCTTTCACTGTCTCCTACCATCCATCGAAAATGTTCGTCCCGCCCAATTCGTCTTTCTCGTGTTCTATCTCGCCACGTTTTTGGCTGTGTGCACGATCTACTATCTCGCCGGACGTCCATCGAATGGGGGCCGTCATTTTCCGCAGATGCTACTTATCCCTTTGACCCTCTCTAAGAGAGCCCACTCAATATTCTTGCTTCGACTGTTCAATGATCCCATCGCTATGCTCATTTTTTATCTTTCCGTGATCGCTTTGCAAATTGGTGGTCGGAAGGGCTGGAGGCTAGGATGCGTGCTTTTCAG TCTCGCACTGGGAGTCAAGATGAACATCCTCAATTTTTTGCCCGGCCTACTCGTTCTCCTTTTTCAGTATCGCGGCATTGTCGGCACAATGGAAGGCCTCTCGATCATCGGCCTTATCCAGTTTGTTCTCCCTGCTCCATTTTTCTTTGCGAAAAGCGACCCCCACCTCTTGAAAGCCTACTTCACTTCTGCTTTTGATTTCTCACGACAGTTCTTGTATGAATGGACAGTCAACTGGAGATTCATCAGTGAAGAGGCATTCTTAAGCAGGGAGAGGGCCGTGGCTCTACTTGCAGGGCAT CTTACGGTCTTGGGGTTGTTTGCAGCATTCAAATGGTCACCGGTGCCGGGCGGCACTTTGAAGGTACTGCGGAAAGGGTTCTCTAACCCTTTAAACCAAGCTTTAGAGGTTTCGCAGGTACCAGCCTATC ATATTCCATTAGTCTTGTTTTCAGCCAATCTTATAGGCATGCTCTTTGCCCGTTCTTTGCACTACCAATTTCACTCGTGGTATTTCCATCAGTTACCTTTCTTACTCTATTCGGGTGCTGGTTGGGGCAATACGCTGACCAG TGTCATGATATGGGTTGCTGTGCAATATGCGTGGGAAACGGCCCCATCCACAATTAGCACTTCTACTGCGCTTTTAGCTGGGCACGGGACAATGGTTTTGGGACTTTTTTTCCATGGAATGAAACAGCAGTCATCAAAACAGAAATTTAAGACCAAATAA